The genomic DNA TGTCGAGGATGGTCCGAGAAAGGTCGACCATGCCGTAAGATGAGAGACTGTCGCGGAAACCTTTTTTGATACCAGGACCTCGGGCGATAAAGGGGACATGGATGTCTTCTTCGAAACCGAGGGTCTTACCGGGCTGATAGTAGAAGATCAGGCACGAACTTGTGACTGGAGCGGGGAGTACTTACCTGACGGCGATGGGAGCCAAGAGCATAACCGTTGTCCGCTGTGAAGTATATGATCAGATATATTTCTAGTAATTTTGGGGTTCACGTACCGGTGTAGAAAATATATGTGTTATCGAGCTCGCCGGCCTTTTCAAGCCTGTCAACGATATCCTCCACTAGCTCGTCGACAGCTTGCAACGCCCTAAGTCTTCCACGGAAGAACTCATCAAGATAAGCCTCTTCAGTAGAGTTCTATTTAGGCACCGTCAACATTTTGTTCTCAACATCGCCGAGGGCAAATATTTACAAGCTTGGGGAGCTCCTTTACCCAGGAAACACCAGAAGGCTCATCAGGGTTCCAATTCTCAGTCCTTTCAATCTGCTCGACAGGGAAAAGCCTGGCATGTCGGGGGTGACTTGCAGGAATGTCGGTAACGAATTTTTTTATGTCACCCTGCTGCTTATAGTCGAGCCCTGAAAGTGGTATTAGCTTGGAGTACTTGGTAGTCATGTGATTGCGTACAGGAGTGACAAGCGACGGGAGCAACGGTAAGGTAGAAAGGTCGGTCTTCCTGAAGAGCATCTTCAAGGTAGTTGACTGCCTTTTCGTGGACGAGGTCCGTAGAGTATTCGCCGGCGTGAACCTTGACAGGACCGTCTGCGGTAATTATTAGCCATtggttttcttttttcttcgtcCAGGCGTGATTGTACATACTGTCTCGAGAGAAACCGGGAGTCCAGTAGTCATAGGTGTAAGGGTCTGCGACTTGTAAGCTATTTTACCCAAGGTCTGGATGAGGGAGTCACTCACCGACAAGAATGTCGGAAGAGTTGAACCCAGAAACTGGCAAGGACTCGCAATTGGCGTCGGTATGGTCGTTCCTATGCAGCGGATTAGTTACTGGTTCGGGAGTTAGCATGCAAGGCTTACATGAACTTGCCGGTGTAGTAAGTGTTGTACCCAGCAGCCTGAACAAAGTCAGGCAAGGTATGCCCAACATAACCGAGCTTGTTGAAGACATCCCAACCACCCCAAGGAGCACTGACAAAAGTGACGTTGTGGTTGTGAGCGTACTGAGCCCGGAGCAAAGACACTCGACTGGGACAGCATATGGATACGGGCGCAAAGAAGTTGTCGTAGAGGACACCCTCGTCGACGAGATGCTCGTGGATGCGAGGAAGGTATTCACGCTTTGCAAGCGTACTGACGTCTTGGTCGTCCGTAACTTTTTTTGGTAATCGTTAGCGAAATCACCGCCAGGCACGCAATTGAGACCCACGGATTACGATGATGTTGGGCTTCTTGTTGATAGCGAGAGCGTCCGCAGAGAGCAGAAGCGAGCCTACACTAGCAAGGAGGAGCGCTTTGTGTCCTAGCATTCTGAGAGTCGTCCCTCGGGGTTGTCTGAATAGGAAAATATGGCCAGGTCCTTATGTACAGTTGGTACTCGGCTATTCAGCCAATAATCTTTGTTGACTAATTACCGACCAGCTCACCACGATTTGCAGGACGAACGCGAGATTGCGTGCTTCTGCTTTTCTTTATCGCATCGATGGACTTTTGTCTCCCAAttttcaatctctttcTATTTATCTGGAATCCGGAATGGTCACGCATTTCGGTGCCTCAGCAGAAGTGTACCATAACTCTGGCCGATAACCAGAAGCCGGCAATGGCATCTTAAGCTCGTGCGCAGGTCAGGGTGTTCGCCAGTCAGACAAATAATGTCAAATCTCTATATACGACGTCGACTGGAGTGGTGGACAGGATagatgagagaaaagatgtAGAaacttttttttatcttcGACCTCCCATCAACTATCCACATGGGCATATCTAAAGGAGCAATGTCAGGTGAAAGAACGCCTCTGCTTAAACAGCATGCCGCTGAGGGCCCCGAGCATCTCAGCGCTGCCCGCAAACGACTCATCGTCGCAACTGCTCTATTGACTGGTTTCCTCTCAACTTTAGATCTTACGAGTGAGCATTCAGCAGTATCGAAAAAGTATCCGGGCTAATCTACCTTTCAGTCGTTGCAACTTGCGTCGCTACAATCTCCTCAGAGCTCAATTCATCAGATCAAGAAGCGTGGATCGGTATGGCGCCTTCGTCAATTGTGTTCAGCAGCTTTTTTCTGATGGTACGGCATAGGAACCGCCTACTTATGGAGCAACGTTACATTCACTCCTCTCTACGGTCGTCTGAGTGACCTCTTGGGCCGGCGAGCGGCTTACTTGCAggccatcatcctcttcacaGTTGgcaccttcttctgcgGATGTGCGACTTCTTTCCCTATGTTAGTCATTGCCCGTTTCGTGGCCGGTATGGGCGGTGGTGGAATGGGAACCGTTTCCAGCGTACTGATGGCAGACATCTTCTCACCTGCTGAGAGAGGCTTTTACCAAGGATTGGGCTTTGCTGTTTTTGGTGCAGGTACAGGATTGGGAGGACCTATTGGTGGGATGTTGACCCAGGCATTTGGATGGCGAGCTGCTTTTTATGGTATGTAACGAATTCCTTCCTATCTATCGCATTTGCTCACAAGCACTGCAGCCCAAGTGCCCATTGCGGCTATAACAATTATCTGCGCCTTGATTACTGTACCTTCCTTTAAGCATGAAGCTTTCGACTTGAAGCACCTCAAGCAGATTGATTTTGGTGGTTCTTTTTCGCTCCTTGTCTCTGTAAGACTTTTCATCAATTACACAATACTAGGTAATTTACAACTATCCTTTTACAGATCggtgctcttcttcaactcttATCACGGACCGGAGGCTCAGGATCTATCGCGCACGATCCATTCAGTATCGCCATGGCTGTCATCTTCCCCGTCTTTTTCGTCATCTTTGTCTTTGTCGAGCTCAAGGTGGCCAGCAAACCTGTACTGCCACTCACTCTCTTGACCCGCAGGACTCCTCTATGTGTGGGTATTATCGCTGGTGTTATTGCCATCGTCAATTTTAACATGATCTACCATCTCCCGTATGTCCTTCCCACTTTTCTGTCCAGCTCCTCCGCGTTGGCGCTTGCGCTTGTTATTAATCCCTTTTTGTTGACTGATCTATCGCATAGTATGGTTTTCGAGATCGTCTTCCAACAACCCGTATCTGTCGCTGGCGCGCACCTCTTACCCAACTCGGTCGCCATGACCATTTCTGCCCCTATCATGGGCTATATCGTCAAGCGAACTGGTCGATACAAGTGGCTGACTGTCCTGAATTGTGCTGGACCAGTAGTTGCTATGGCTTTATTGACGAATCTGAAAATAGGGTCTTCCTGGGCCAACCAATGGCTCAGCGTCTTGCCAATGGGTGCGGGATTTAGCGGTTTGTTGACCCTAACTTTGAGTAAGCTCTGTCTTCTCGTCTTTTGACAACTGCGATTGAGGCAGGAAACTGATGAATTCCCCCGAACAGCTGCGATGCTCAATTCTGTGGAGAGTACGtctttcatccttttttttccttatTTCACCATATCCGTTATGACTGACAGCAAAAATCTACTCTGTAGAACACGAAATTGCTACTTCAACGGGTTTCGTCTTTGTCTGGCGTTCTCTCGGCCAAGTCTTCGGTGTCGGCCTCTCCGGCGCCGTCTTTCAAGGAACGCTTTCCGAGCAGCTTAACAGCAGGTTCGACTCGCCCGAGGTGCGTTTCCTTTtatcccttccttccaggGGCCAAAAGTGATATCATTGCATATTGGCTGACTAATTTCTAatttctcctcatcataCCTCGTTCAGATTATCGATAAGCTCCGCCACGCCTCTCAGGCCATCAAGACGCTCCCAGAAGAATGGCAGAGAGTTGCCGCTCGTCAGGCCTACAGTATCTCTCTCAAGTATACTTTTGTTTTTGGTCTCTTGGGTGCTTTAGGAGTGTTCATTACGTCTCTTTTCGTGGGTCATTCTTTAatcccttctttcgttgTGTACCGAGCGACCGTCAAAAGCTGACCACTTTCTCTGGTATGATATGTAGATCCCTAACGACACTATCCATGATCCATCAGCGCCTGTGC from Cryptococcus neoformans var. neoformans JEC21 chromosome 3 sequence includes the following:
- a CDS encoding Arylsulfatase precursor, putative, which translates into the protein MLGHKALLLASVGSLLLSADALAINKKPNIIVILTDDQDVSTLAKREYLPRIHEHLVDEGVLYDNFFAPVSICCPSRVSLLRAQYAHNHNVTFVSAPWGGWDVFNKLGYVGHTLPDFVQAAGYNTYYTGKFMNDHTDANCESLPVSGFNSSDILVDPYTYDYWTPGFSRDNGPVKVHAGEYSTDLVHEKAVNYLEDALQEDRPFYLTVAPVACHSWLDYKQQGDIKKFVTDIPASHPRHARLFPVEQIERTENWNPDEPSGVSWVKELPKLNSTEEAYLDEFFRGRLRALQAVDELVEDIVDRLEKAGELDNTYIFYTADNGYALGSHRRQPGKTLGFEEDIHVPFIARGPGIKKGFRDSLSSYGMVDLSRTILDIAGANPDYTDDGRKINLHQHGEKNLEHQIARHAISEYWVLGADEGVFGGHTRLNNTYRTLRIHDEHDGKSHSHSYSVWCTGERELYDLEKDPKQINNLLSPLNELGAFAPFNSTASNGEPVLVRHLQHLLNRLDAVLLVLKRCTGEACHNPYRELFPSSQATGGEIFKFSQILESRFDDFFKDLPKVQFDKCALGFQEELEKPDWKKEWAYGSDARDASIGGGIVFQDF
- a CDS encoding multidrug resistance protein fnx1, putative, which encodes MGISKGAMSGERTPLLKQHAAEGPEHLSAARKRLIVATALLTGFLSTLDLTIVATCVATISSELNSSDQEAWIGTAYLWSNVTFTPLYGRLSDLLGRRAAYLQAIILFTVGTFFCGCATSFPMLVIARFVAGMGGGGMGTVSSVLMADIFSPAERGFYQGLGFAVFGAGTGLGGPIGGMLTQAFGWRAAFYAQVPIAAITIICALITVPSFKHEAFDLKHLKQIDFGGSFSLLVSIGALLQLLSRTGGSGSIAHDPFSIAMAVIFPVFFVIFVFVELKVASKPVLPLTLLTRRTPLCVGIIAGVIAIVNFNMIYHLPMVFEIVFQQPVSVAGAHLLPNSVAMTISAPIMGYIVKRTGRYKWLTVLNCAGPVVAMALLTNLKIGSSWANQWLSVLPMGAGFSGLLTLTLTAMLNSVEKHEIATSTGFVFVWRSLGQVFGVGLSGAVFQGTLSEQLNSRFDSPEIIDKLRHASQAIKTLPEEWQRVAARQAYSISLKYTFVFGLLGALGVFITSLFIPNDTIHDPSAPVQVAPIPDEEFDEEA